In Lycium ferocissimum isolate CSIRO_LF1 chromosome 3, AGI_CSIRO_Lferr_CH_V1, whole genome shotgun sequence, the genomic window agtatatttggcccttttccattaAATAATTGAGGTTGTTGGTCCTTCTACTCTACAAGTCTTCTTAAAAAGAGTTGTAAAGACAGACACAGAGACCAAAAAAGAAACAGACTAAGAGAAAACTAAGGATGGTTGGACCAAATAGACCACAAATAGTTCTATTTGGATCATCAATAGTACAGTTCAGCTATAGTCATGAAGGCTGGGGTGCTATTCTCACTGATTTATACGCTTGCAATGtatttatctcttcttcttcctttaatttgttgttttcttttccatgTTTTTGTTTCTTTAGTTAGTTCTGTAAGTAGAGGATAAAATTGTTGAGTTTGGGTTTTAGTAGCCTAATTGTTaattaggggtgggcgttcggtttttcggttcggtttttttcaaagttcggttcggttttcggtttcggttttttgaaagtggataataacaccgcaccgaattagttcggttcggttcattttttttttgaagttcggttcggttcggtttcgattttttaattcggtttttttagcaattacaaatctctccatttatttccatttttccttcttgattgctTCGAGTTACGGAGGTTTACGCTAGACTAAATGTTTGAAGGTTTGACGACTTTAGAATCCAACCATAGTGATCATCCACACATACAAGATAATATcttctatatacaaaatataatgtactatacaacgtataataaaatcatacgaggtatataaaattttatatagtgtataatcaaattatgtgagttatatctaatttattataataggtgaaataaattatatgaatattattctatgtataacatttttattatactatatataataaaaatcaacactcaaattattagtatacttgtattcaatatcttgtagtgttaaatgaaaaaccgagattttatttttatgaaacaatgaaagaagttgagaataaggaggaagtagagaaggtaagaaaaaaaattggaaaaaaatcttgcgagaataaggaggaagtatgAAATTGTATAAAAGAAGCAGTTATACTATGAAAAACAAATAGGTATTGGAGTTATTCACGTACGAAGGGTTTCCTTATATATAgcaatttgatttactataaaacatttaacttgtcatgtaatgtttaataacatttagttgctaagagtatgtaaatattataatattattgtctacttatgttttttttcccaaaaataaattgtattcatgtagtaaaaaaaaaaaaattcggtttaaccgaaaaaccggaaccgaacaccgaaccgaacatcgaaattgttattaaaagaaaccgaaaaccgaaccgaaaaattgaaaaatcgaaACCAAAAAatcgaattaattcggttcggtccggtttttcggttttggtgtttatgcccacccctacaGTTAATGATTGTAAATTTTAGGAATAACTACATGATATAACAAACATATAGTGGGTATTGacatttagtagctataatttaatttaattatttctcaTAGCAAATATTTATGTATTAATACCATttagtaactatatatatacacacacaaaatagAATACTCATCCCACTATTCACTTCCAACCCATCTCTCTCTCCCTTCTTCTCCCCACTGCTCCGCCGCCGGCCACCACCGCCGCCGGAGCTCCGGCGAAATGCCGTGCCCCTTCACCACTGTCACTACCAGCCCcttccccttttccctttcttctccGGCCATACCCTTTTTCCCTTTCGTCTCCGGcgccaacaaagaaaaaaaaaactcagatcTACACCGGAAAAGCGCCAATAGTGACGGATCTGAGCATTGTTGGAAGCAAAAACGAAAAAAAGCTCGGATCTATGACGGATCGATATTAATATTTCGAATATGTATCAAGAAAGATTGACGGTGGCTTCTTctgagaagaagaaaaaactcGATATCTacgtataaaaaaaaatattgtcgTTGTATTTGCTAGAATTTTTTCCGGTCAGATCTAGAAAAAATCTAGATTTTTgctgtatttgttgtatatttacCGTATATACAATATTTTTCGCTTGTATTTGTTTTATACATACCGAAAAATATGGCgtacttgttaattttttggtgtatctatgttgtatacgtattttttttcgtatttgttgtatatacataccgaaaaatatggcatatttgttaattttttggtgtatgaaTGTTTTATCTCGTATTTTTTTCGTcgtatttgttgtatacataattttaaaatatgatgTATTTTGTGTAATTATTAGTGTATATGTTTTCGGTTTTTAatcgttgtattcatgaatacaacaagccaatttatgaatacagatagttattttattaatacagttagaaaaaaattgttgtattcatgaatacagctaaaaaaaaaattgaatatacaTGTGGGAGCTGGGCTGATTTGCTACAGAACGTAAATATTGAAACATTAGCTATGCAGCTTGATTAAACCCTAAATGTTTGCTATTTATGTAAAATGCCCTAAATTTTAATTGAAGAGCTCTGAGAGAAAGCACTAGTATTAAATACTACTTTtggcctttttattttatttcaaattacAGTGTCCGCTCAAAACTTTTGGGCCACATAGGCAGTTGCCTAAGGGCCCACAATTATGGGGGTCACACATTATTTTATAGGCCAAATTACACCCTATGTTAATTAGGGTAATAATGCTATCAAAATTaacctattttttaaaattttacaaaatatgaccCACTCCCTccttctcctctctctttctaCATATGCACATGAACTCCCTATCTCTTCTTCCACCAGACAAGCCTATGTGTGACAGTACCTTTAGTAAAATTTCAACAATTCagagaaaataatgaaatacacaaatattagcaacaatatttggagtaattcattttttaaatacaaGCCAAGTATATGACAAAGCTCAATTTTGACATTTATAGATTTCGAAGTTatctttaatttgatttgagGAGTTTGAATTTGTTGAATAGAATCTATTGTTTGAAGGTAAAAAAAACGTGATTATCTATTGATTTAACATGAACAAGAAGCAGAAACTCCATAAGCGGCCATTGTTAAAGCTCGAAGCTTCAAAGTTTGAAATCGGGTTTTCATAAATAAGCTCCATTTTAAGCGGGTATTGTTGCAAAAGATCGGGTACGTATTGAGGAACCTAAATATGAAATTTAGGGGATGTGGTGTAGCTTTTGAGGTGTTTTGGATGGATTTGGTGCTTGGATTcaaggaagaagatgaagttacTTTTTGTATAatagtatataatattgtataatagcgtatatgagtgtataaacacctcttataattttttataatgttgTGAAATATTGCAAAAAATAgagtatatttgtatataaacaTCTCTTATAACTTTGTATAATGTTTGTATACtgagtgtataatattgtatatcgAGTTTTTAAacattatagtaaaaaataaaaaaaaaatcgaagtcTTGTAAAATGTTGTATACCATGTGTATAATAATGTGTACCAGATTTTGAATGATTGTGTATAAATGTGTATACGCGATTATTTTCgtatataatgttgtataattataatttttagtgtatatacctacacattgtacaatatttgtataattgtgtataaatGTGTATACGTTCATATTTTCGTgtacaataatatttttttagtgtatataCCTACACATTATACAATATTTGTATAATTCTGTATAAATGTGTATACCTTCATATTTgcttgtataatattgtataattatattttttagtgtATATGCCTAAACATTATACATCTTCAAACACTTATATACATACTGTACCTGTCttttgtatataagtgtataatactgtataaaagtgtttttgggcTAAAACTTTGCAATGTaaattttgggctatttttttttcaatgtaaGTAAGCAAGtcgtatatttatgaaattttccctattttatatgtacttattttttttaaaaaatatctagtagtttagaaaaaaattaccacGTATTGGGTTGTTGCATAAAAAGGAGAATCAgcaaccaaataaaaaaaaaaagcataaaaaagggaagaaaagtgactgtttgggattgaaagAGAATAAGAAGAGTTGgtgaaagaaagatgaaaagtatcaTTTATAAAGACAATATTTTAGGGACACGTAATTTCATACCAAGAGAGTAGCACTATAGCTGATATATCTTTTCTCTATTAAATTATTATActttatatttaacttttaaattttttctaaacATTTATTTAACTTTTTCTCAATACTCATTATTTATCAAACACAAAAGTTCTCtttgattttttattctttaatcTCCAACTAAACTCTTTAATCTTTCTTCTCCATATGCTCAaaatcaattgatcaaacactATTTTGAGATGAAAAAAGAGTCGAAGATATACTTTGGATTTCGTTTTTAAGTTTCAAGGGTTGTGGATTTGGAAGAgcgaaaattattttaaaacaagtTATCCATTTATTGAATCAGGTTCTATCTTTctacttttattagttttcaTACTTTGCATTGATATTAATATTTCATCTGTATATGTATCAAGAAAGATTGAACGGATTAGCTATATTGTCAATTGAAAAAGAACTATTAGaagatattgatataaaaaaaattatttgtaattTTGCGTCTCAaaaagctagaaaaaaaaagtcttaatatatatatatatatatatatatatatatatatatatatatatatatatatatggaatctATTCCAAACATATATGCCATGGTTCCTTACTTCTTAGGTACAAATAtctaaatttgatatttttagaTACTTTTTCGTACCTATTGCCAATACTAAGTAGCATTAAAAATTTGTATCCATTTTTTCCCGATATTATGCATGGATCAGGTATATCATGGCGAATTCTTCAGAAAAAATTGTGTCTTCCACAATGGAATCTGATAAGTGAGATAAGTGAGATAAGTGAGATCTCGAGTAAGTGTTTACATAATCTTTCGAGCTCTCTTATTGAGAATGCTCATTCAATGAGCATTCTCAATATTATGCCTTGAAGAGGACTCGAACCTCCACGCTCTTTAGCACGAGATTTTGAGTCTCGCGTGTGTCTACCGTTTCACCACCAAGGCATCTTGAAAGTGAATCGTATTCCATGAATATGATATCTATCTAGTGTGATGTATGGAATATATGACAAAGGTGGATCTATTGATCGGTCATGTCATATAGGCCCGAGTTGACATCCAATTGCTTCGATTTGAATTATTCCGGAGAATGCAATgcctaatatatataaaaaagatgGACATCAATTGCGCTCATATTCATTACCGTAGGAATTGGGTTCAAACTTTCACCATTTCCCCCTTCTCACCAATGGACTCGACGTATATTCGCCGTTCGTTCGAGAAATTCCTACCTCTCTATCTATCTCTCGAgatgtttggatttttcaaaACTCCATGGACATGCGTAAGAGAAATGCTATCCCCACTCGGACCAAGACAgaacttttacttgttcaaatAACAATTAAGGTGAAGGCCCCTCATTAGAGTTTGGCCTTAGGCCCCCGATATGGTTGAGCCGCCCCCGGTTCAGAATAGGTGTccacttacataatcaagatagtattaactttattttttttggatttgcACTTATTAAATGCTATGTCACCAAATCTCAATGTGCCAAGTTAATAGTACTCATGCAAATTTTAATTAAGAGTACTTTTGTCAAAATACCTATTTTTTCTAGAAGTTAGTATTATCTTAAGGGTATGCGAACGGCTAAGTGggtacttattttgaaccagaAGGAGTACTTACTTGCACCTTGTGTTTATACCAAACGAACAAATGCAAGACACGTAGCTTTTGTTTACATATTTTCACTTAAATCATGATTAACTTATATATAATTCTTACTTTAATTTGTAACTGCAAAGGTTAACTTCTTGATTGGTGTAACTGTAAACATGCATActcaaattaaaattgaatgtCCAATGTGCTTAGTTGAACGATAGGATAACACAAAAGATGGAGATAGTATATTAGGGGATCAAaacaatatttctttttttttaggatAACGCAAAAGATGGAGATAGTATATTAGGGgatcaaaacaattttttttttttaaatatcccCTGTTATATTAAAACCAGTTTGattatgcttttgttatgggCAGATATAGTGCTTCGTGGATATGGCGGTTGGAACACAAGGCTCGCTCTTCAAGTCTTGGACCAAATATTTCCCAAGGTATTCAACTTTACCTACTTCTCAAATAAAATGTCTCCTTTGTTTATTCTCCTAATGACTTTCGGTGATACTTACAcaaagttgaatgactttttTGTTACAAAAATAGTTTAGTAACTTTCGTGATACTTAGGTAgaatcattaaaaaaattagtttatagaaaaacaaaataatagtTGAGCGACCATCCATATAATTAACCCCGTAGATTGTTGAAGATGCTATCGTATgcttaataatatttatttgttcATATAATTAAGGATGCAGCTGTGCAACCATCACTTGTAATTGTATACTTTGGTGGGAATGACTCAGTGAGACCTGATCCAAATGGTATAAGTACTTCTCATGTTCCTCTTTCTGAATATGTACAAAACATGAAGAAGATCATACTTCATCTCAAGGTAACCAATTTAATTTGAACTCAACTGTGTGTCCATCATTATATTATTCTTGCCAAATGAAagtgcaaaaacaaaaaaactccgagcaaataataaacaaaatattatAAAGATTAAAATTATACGATAtcaaattgaaattttttgatttattaataTAATTGCTTGCAGAGCCTATCGGAAAAGACTCGGATAATAATTCTTAGTACTCCAGCAGTGAATGAAGAACAGATCATCAAAGTATACGGGTAATATATAATGATATTTAACTAAAACTGGGCTTTAGACTAATTTTCATAACTCGGGAAGGAAATTTGTCGGAAATTGGCTTGTTGGAAATGATTCCAAACGAACTTTACGTCAGAAATCTCACATTTTTAATAACATTTTGATGGAATGTCCATATGAAATGTTTTCGAGAACTTTTTGTCAAAATGTCATATTTCCAATACCATATTCTTACAGGATGTCCGTCGGAAATTCACGTATTTTAGTTCTTAGCAGGGAAATTCGTCGGTAATTGGCTCGTCAGAAAGGGTTTTGACAAACTTTTCGTTTGATATCTCACATCTTTAATAGCGTTGTAACGGAATGTCCGTCGAAGATTGACTTGTCGGAACATTTTCAACGAACTTTTCGTCAGAAATTTAATGTTTTTAACAGCGTTTGGACGGAATAATTCGCATTTTGTTAGTGATGGCTTGCTATTATTGTTTGCTTTTGGAAACCAGAAATTCTCGGCGTTCGAATGAGTCATCACAGAAATATTCAGAAGCTTCCATAAAAATGTGCCAAGAGTTGGGCATCAAGGTGATAGATCTTTGGACTGCACTTCAAAATCGAGACGATTGGTTAACAGCTCATTTCACGTAGGTTTGCTATCTTAATTTAAAGCTTCAATTATTAGTTAGTGGTAAATAATtgattgaaaaattaaattcgTGGCTTAAGTTGTATAATATTCTTGCAATATGGTTGAACCCCGTCTAATTCTTGGACCAAACCTTCAATATTCTTGACAAATCCTTAAAGGCAGgaaattttagatttttaatttatataaactcattatatattttcttatatgacCAATGCAGTTTAATCTATTAATATATAGCAAGCATGATGCTATAAaaggatttttcttaaaatatagcAGACCTAGCTAGGTACTACTTTAACTATTGCAGTATAACAGTATTTTTGCATGAAATCTGAACTCTAAAATTGGCCCCGTTTatccatagataccaaaaaaatattcacttttttggaattttggagttgaaattggagttggagttgtgtttggccataatttttgaaattgtagtttttgatgaaatgtagttgtaaaaaagtaaaaaaaagtgaaattttttgaaaaacaagtttttgaagtttttggtattcctgaatacaacttgaagttgtattcggaattcttATGGCGAAAtgctgaaaagtgaaaaaagtgaaaaaaaaaatcggaataaagtgaataattcttatggccaaacgcctacttactAAACTTATGATGCAAAAACATGATTACTCCTTTTTAGAGCTTACTAGGAGAAAAGAACTCTTGAATCCTAACTCTTGCACAACATTTTCGTATTGAGAAACCTTAATTGGCTCACAAGCGCAACCCCAACGAGTGATTTTCTTTGGTATTTATCAGAGgatttagtttatatatatactaatagTGTAGATTTTTTATACCATTTAATATAAGGgtaacttacataaataactaccttttaggagcaattaaccatctttaactacctttttcatatttacaattcgtagctaccATTAGACATTTTCgctgtatttgagtgtatttagATGCACTCTTCGCCATTGTATCCAACCTTATCTGAtgtcatatgtatttgactgtatttgTGTATTCGAGCTGTTGCGAAGCTGAATGGAAtcactgtatttgaatgtatttcaacaaaatttcaaaatacgCTGTGTACATTCAAAATACATATGAAGCcaaatacattcagatacaagacaagaagcaaaaatacattcagatacaagacaTGAAGCCAAATATATATGAGATACAAGACATATGAGCCAAATACATATAAGATACATATCATGAAATACACTCAGATACACTCAAATACCCTCAGATATGAGATACAAAGGAGAAGAAGCCATGGATTCCGGCTAGACGAGATACATTTTAAAGGGGAGAATACAATCAAAACCGGTCGGATCTCTGGCGAAATACAAAATACCACTGTATtgacacaaaaaaaatgaagaatacatTCAAATCCTTTTGAAAAATACACACTatgtacactaaaaaaaaaa contains:
- the LOC132048706 gene encoding GDSL esterase/lipase At2g38180-like, coding for MHGSGISWRILQKKLCLPQWNLISEISEISEISNIVLRGYGGWNTRLALQVLDQIFPKDAAVQPSLVIVYFGGNDSVRPDPNGISTSHVPLSEYVQNMKKIILHLKSLSEKTRIIILSTPAVNEEQIIKVYG